In a single window of the Burkholderiales bacterium genome:
- a CDS encoding crotonase/enoyl-CoA hydratase family protein, with amino-acid sequence MDMTVPQAVLSLPTRTSVSTPNPAAAGPSLAGPNEYFFSEQLSAFYDYALRAVWLRWKPMPRPNFNPDLLSDLSRYCRFLTQTEGRLEVDGQTAHIEYAVLSSGVKGVFNLGGDLQLFVRLIEQQDREGLLKYGRACIDVLYRNYIGHGLPITTVSLVQGECLGGGFEAALSSDVLIAERQARFGFPEIMFNLFPGMGAYSFLERKIGRRLTEELISSGKVYSADDMLALGVVDLVVEEGRGESEVAAFIQARVRNRNGLNGIAAARRRVAKLDYQELDAVVEVWVDTALRLTHRDLKLMQRLVARQSEMGGARALH; translated from the coding sequence ATGGACATGACCGTACCCCAGGCCGTACTGAGCCTACCCACCCGGACCTCCGTCTCGACGCCGAACCCGGCCGCGGCCGGTCCTTCTCTGGCAGGACCCAATGAGTACTTTTTCTCGGAACAGCTGTCGGCTTTCTATGACTATGCGCTGCGCGCGGTGTGGCTGCGGTGGAAACCCATGCCGCGACCGAATTTCAACCCCGATCTGCTGAGCGACCTGAGCCGCTACTGCCGCTTTCTGACCCAGACCGAGGGCCGCCTCGAGGTCGACGGGCAGACCGCCCACATCGAGTACGCGGTTCTCAGCTCGGGAGTCAAAGGGGTCTTCAACCTGGGCGGGGACTTGCAGCTCTTCGTCCGGCTCATCGAACAGCAGGACCGGGAGGGCCTGCTCAAGTACGGCCGTGCGTGCATCGACGTTCTTTACCGCAACTACATCGGGCATGGCCTGCCGATTACGACCGTCTCGCTGGTGCAGGGAGAGTGCCTGGGAGGCGGGTTCGAGGCGGCGCTTTCATCCGACGTACTGATCGCCGAGCGGCAGGCGCGCTTCGGCTTTCCTGAAATCATGTTCAACCTGTTCCCGGGCATGGGCGCCTATTCTTTCCTGGAGCGCAAGATCGGCCGGCGCCTGACCGAGGAGCTGATCTCCAGTGGCAAGGTGTACAGCGCCGATGATATGCTGGCCTTGGGGGTGGTGGATCTCGTCGTCGAGGAAGGCAGAGGAGAGTCGGAAGTCGCGGCCTTCATCCAGGCCCGGGTGCGCAACCGCAACGGACTCAACGGCATCGCGGCCGCCAGGCGGCGCGTGGCCAAGCTCGACTACCAGGAGCTCGACGCCGTCGTGGAAGTCTGGGTCGACACGGCGCTGCGCCTCACGCATCGCGATCTGAAGCTGATGCAGCGTCTGGTCGCACGTCAGAGCGAAATGGGCGGCGCGCGGGCACTCCACTGA
- a CDS encoding sorbosone dehydrogenase family protein has translation MPSPMRFLPGLLALSTGSAVAALPLDLIKLPAGFSIEVFAAGVADARSLALGEKGTVFVGTRAEGKVYALLDEDRDGKADRRYTIATGLNMPNGVAFRKGALFVAEINRILRFDDIEGRLADPPRPVVVSDRFPGDRHHGWKFIAFGPDDKLYVPVGAPCNICEPDPDRYANIMRMNPDGSQLEVFARGVRNTVGFAWHPRTGELWFNDHGRDWMGDDMPSDELNRAPRPGMHFGYPYCHQGDTQDPEYGHKRKCSEFTPPALKLGGHVAPDGLRFYTGTMFPPEYRNRIFIAQHGSWNRSRKSGYRIISVSLRDNEPDKAEVFAEGWKQGEQSWGRPVDLLVMPDGSLLVSDDQADALYRITYSR, from the coding sequence ATGCCCAGCCCGATGCGCTTCCTGCCCGGTCTGCTCGCCCTCTCGACCGGGTCCGCAGTGGCGGCACTGCCGCTCGACCTGATCAAGCTGCCCGCGGGTTTCTCGATCGAGGTCTTCGCGGCCGGCGTGGCCGACGCCCGCTCGCTGGCGCTGGGCGAAAAGGGCACTGTGTTCGTCGGCACGCGCGCCGAGGGAAAGGTTTACGCGCTCCTCGACGAGGACCGCGATGGCAAGGCGGACCGCCGCTACACCATCGCGACCGGGCTCAATATGCCCAACGGGGTGGCGTTCCGGAAGGGCGCTTTGTTCGTGGCGGAAATCAACCGCATCCTGCGCTTCGACGACATCGAAGGACGGCTCGCCGATCCGCCCCGGCCGGTGGTGGTGAGCGACAGGTTCCCTGGCGACCGCCACCACGGCTGGAAATTCATCGCCTTCGGCCCGGACGACAAGCTCTACGTGCCGGTGGGCGCGCCCTGCAACATCTGCGAGCCCGACCCGGACCGTTACGCCAACATCATGCGCATGAACCCCGACGGCAGCCAGTTGGAAGTGTTCGCGCGCGGGGTGCGCAACACGGTGGGCTTCGCCTGGCATCCGCGAACCGGCGAACTGTGGTTCAACGATCACGGGCGCGACTGGATGGGGGACGACATGCCCTCGGACGAATTGAATCGTGCGCCGCGGCCGGGCATGCATTTCGGCTATCCGTACTGCCATCAGGGCGACACGCAGGATCCCGAGTACGGCCACAAGCGCAAGTGCAGCGAGTTCACGCCACCCGCACTCAAGCTGGGCGGACACGTCGCGCCCGACGGACTGCGTTTCTATACCGGGACCATGTTCCCGCCTGAGTACCGCAACCGGATCTTCATCGCACAGCACGGCTCCTGGAACCGCAGCCGCAAGAGCGGCTATCGCATCATCTCGGTAAGCCTCAGGGACAACGAGCCGGACAAGGCGGAAGTCTTCGCGGAAGGCTGGAAACAGGGCGAACAGAGCTGGGGACGTCCGGTCGACTTGCTGGTCATGCCGGACGGGTCGCTGCTGGTCTCCGACGACCAGGCCGACGCGCTCTATCGCATCACCTACTCGAGGTAG
- the nuoN gene encoding NADH-quinone oxidoreductase subunit NuoN, whose amino-acid sequence MNDIPWFGDLVPAAAEAFLLLAVSVILLVDLFLREERRRVTYVLAQAALAATAAIAVLEGGDDVVYALNGMFVADPMGDALKLLVCASVAVGLAYSRAYLIPRGMFRGEFFVLALFAALGMMVMISANHLLILYLGLELMSLSLYSMVALQRDSARSTEAAMKYFVLGALASGMLLYGMSMIYGATGSLEITDVAERIAGGAAIPRILLFGLVFLVAGIGFKLGAVPFHMWVPDVYHGAPTAATLMIGTAPKLAAFAFIMRLLVSALGAEAIAAEWRQMLILLAVASLALGNLAAIAQSNLKRMLAYSTISHMGFLLLGVLSGTVEGYGAAMFYAVVYVLMGLGAFGMILLMAREGFEAEELDDFKGLNQKSPWYAFVMLLLMFSMAGVPPTVGFWAKLFVLQAVVSVGQVWLAVVAVLFSLIGAFYYLRLVKLMYFDDSPDRVGVAALPESRLLMALNAIAVIALGLLPGALLAACERAIQLSFQI is encoded by the coding sequence ATGAACGACATTCCCTGGTTCGGCGATCTCGTCCCGGCAGCGGCGGAGGCTTTTCTTCTGCTGGCGGTGTCGGTGATCCTGCTCGTGGACCTGTTCCTGCGCGAGGAGAGGCGCAGGGTCACTTATGTCCTGGCGCAGGCCGCGCTCGCGGCCACGGCGGCGATCGCGGTCCTGGAGGGGGGCGACGACGTAGTCTATGCGCTAAACGGCATGTTCGTGGCCGATCCGATGGGCGATGCCTTGAAGCTGCTGGTCTGCGCCTCGGTCGCGGTGGGACTGGCTTATTCGCGCGCCTATCTGATCCCGCGCGGGATGTTCCGTGGCGAGTTCTTCGTGCTGGCGTTGTTCGCGGCACTCGGCATGATGGTGATGATTTCTGCCAATCACTTGCTGATCCTCTACCTGGGGCTGGAGCTGATGTCGCTGTCGCTGTACTCGATGGTGGCGCTGCAACGCGATTCTGCCCGCAGCACCGAGGCCGCGATGAAGTACTTCGTACTGGGGGCGCTTGCCTCCGGAATGCTGCTCTACGGCATGTCCATGATCTACGGAGCGACCGGTTCGCTGGAGATCACCGACGTGGCCGAGCGGATTGCCGGCGGGGCGGCGATTCCCCGCATTCTGCTGTTCGGGTTGGTATTCTTGGTGGCGGGCATCGGGTTCAAGCTCGGGGCGGTGCCGTTTCACATGTGGGTGCCCGACGTCTACCATGGCGCGCCGACCGCCGCCACACTGATGATCGGCACGGCGCCCAAGCTTGCCGCCTTCGCCTTCATCATGCGGCTTCTGGTATCCGCGCTGGGCGCGGAGGCGATCGCCGCGGAGTGGCGACAGATGCTGATCCTGCTGGCGGTCGCCTCGCTCGCCCTGGGCAACCTCGCGGCGATCGCGCAGAGCAACCTGAAGCGCATGCTCGCCTATTCGACGATCTCGCACATGGGCTTTCTGCTCCTGGGGGTGCTGTCGGGAACCGTCGAGGGATACGGCGCGGCGATGTTCTACGCGGTCGTCTACGTTCTGATGGGTCTGGGCGCGTTCGGCATGATCCTGCTGATGGCGCGCGAAGGCTTCGAGGCCGAAGAGCTGGACGACTTCAAGGGGTTGAACCAGAAGAGTCCGTGGTACGCGTTCGTCATGCTGCTGCTGATGTTCTCCATGGCGGGAGTGCCGCCCACGGTCGGTTTCTGGGCAAAACTGTTCGTGCTGCAGGCGGTGGTGTCGGTCGGGCAGGTATGGCTGGCCGTCGTCGCTGTGCTGTTTTCGCTGATCGGCGCGTTCTACTATCTGCGACTGGTGAAGCTGATGTATTTCGATGACTCGCCTGATCGCGTCGGCGTGGCCGCGCTTCCCGAGTCCCGGCTGCTCATGGCGCTTAACGCAATCGCCGTGATCGCGCTGGGTCTGCTCCCCGGCGCGCTGCTCGCGGCCTGCGAGCGCGCCATCCAGCTTTCCTTCCAGATATGA
- a CDS encoding AMP-binding protein, protein MRVRGDLTPFKHNNRLLVVSNHLLRLDALLLGLFLPREPVIVVPPEEARSRWWRAVLRLVDHEALDVNNPRTIKRVLRLLRTGRPVVLYPEGRINAGDGVMKVYPVAALIALKSGAPVVPVRVEADGRGLARSTRPPLLPSVSLSVLPPARIDGGTAAHGRRRRAFATCRLADIMQSMWLHSHSSKPIFECFLDAIAVHGRRRLLMEDHNEEPKSYGDLLKGSLAISRWIRRHTAPGENVGLLLPNVIASVCAVMGVSAAGRVPAIFNYTSGALGVQSAAVAARVRNVVTSRKFIEQAKLESLVQALADWNLLYLEDIRSEFGLADKLWLVLFALRFPRLVIARQSNLDPAVVLFTSGSEDRPKGVVLSHHAVVANVAQLRAVFDFTVEDKVLNPLPIYHAYSFTAGMLLSLITGTRLLLYISPLRYRAIPEIAYRRDCTILFGTSTFLSYYARHASPMDFRRLRYVISGGEKLAPEVARAWMEKFGLRIYEGYGATEAAPVIALATPGSVRRGSVGRFLPGVDYRLEPFDGIREGGVLHIRGPNLMLGYYRYTNPGLLEPPRSSFGEGWYNTGDVVEVDGDGFVRICGRVKRFAKIAGEMISLDVIEQVARKASPDHHHAAILRAQDFSGETTVLFTTDPQLSRARLADAARALGAHDLSVARRIVHVPEMPLLATGKTDYVGLQALLEGDTYKRLLAAAGADPEQEKSGASTAPRTPTSSR, encoded by the coding sequence GTGCGAGTACGCGGTGACCTGACGCCCTTCAAACACAACAACCGGCTGCTGGTGGTTTCCAATCACCTGTTGCGGCTCGATGCGCTGCTGCTGGGGCTGTTTCTGCCCCGCGAACCGGTGATCGTCGTTCCGCCGGAAGAAGCGCGATCCCGTTGGTGGCGTGCCGTGTTGCGCCTCGTGGACCACGAAGCGCTCGACGTCAACAACCCGCGCACCATCAAGCGGGTGTTGCGCCTGCTGAGGACCGGTCGCCCGGTCGTCTTGTATCCCGAAGGCCGGATCAACGCGGGTGACGGCGTCATGAAGGTCTATCCGGTGGCCGCGTTGATCGCGCTGAAAAGCGGGGCCCCGGTGGTCCCGGTTCGTGTCGAAGCCGATGGCCGCGGTCTGGCGCGCTCGACCAGACCTCCGCTCCTGCCTTCGGTGTCGCTCAGCGTGTTGCCCCCGGCCCGGATCGACGGGGGAACGGCCGCCCATGGGCGGCGCCGGCGCGCCTTCGCTACCTGCCGGCTGGCCGACATCATGCAGTCGATGTGGTTGCATTCGCATTCGAGCAAGCCGATCTTCGAGTGCTTTCTGGACGCCATCGCGGTGCACGGGCGCCGACGGTTGCTGATGGAGGACCACAACGAAGAGCCGAAGTCCTACGGCGATTTGCTGAAAGGCAGCCTCGCGATCTCGCGCTGGATCCGCCGTCACACCGCTCCCGGTGAGAACGTAGGCCTGCTGTTGCCGAACGTGATCGCTTCGGTGTGCGCGGTGATGGGCGTGTCCGCGGCGGGCCGGGTGCCGGCCATCTTCAACTACACGAGCGGCGCCCTCGGGGTGCAAAGCGCGGCGGTCGCAGCCCGGGTGCGCAACGTCGTCACCTCGCGCAAGTTCATCGAGCAGGCGAAGCTCGAATCGCTCGTCCAGGCACTCGCGGACTGGAACCTGCTGTACCTGGAAGACATCCGCTCCGAGTTCGGCCTCGCCGACAAGCTCTGGCTGGTGCTGTTCGCTCTGCGCTTTCCGCGCCTGGTGATCGCCAGGCAGTCCAACCTCGATCCGGCCGTGGTCCTGTTCACTTCGGGCTCCGAAGATCGGCCCAAAGGCGTCGTGCTCTCCCACCACGCGGTCGTGGCCAACGTGGCCCAGTTGCGGGCGGTGTTCGACTTCACAGTCGAAGACAAGGTGCTCAACCCGCTGCCCATCTATCATGCCTACAGTTTTACCGCCGGCATGCTTCTGTCGCTGATCACTGGCACCCGGCTCCTTCTGTACATCTCGCCGCTGCGCTACCGCGCGATACCGGAAATCGCGTACCGGCGCGACTGCACGATTCTGTTCGGTACCAGTACCTTTCTCTCCTACTATGCGCGTCACGCCAGCCCGATGGATTTCCGTCGGCTGCGCTACGTGATCTCGGGCGGCGAGAAGCTGGCCCCGGAGGTGGCGCGCGCCTGGATGGAGAAGTTCGGCCTGCGGATCTACGAGGGCTACGGCGCCACGGAAGCCGCGCCGGTCATCGCGCTCGCCACGCCGGGAAGCGTCCGCCGCGGCAGCGTTGGCCGGTTCCTCCCTGGGGTCGATTACCGACTCGAACCCTTCGATGGCATTCGTGAAGGCGGAGTGCTGCATATCCGCGGCCCCAACCTGATGCTGGGCTACTACCGCTATACCAACCCGGGGCTGTTGGAGCCGCCGCGGTCTTCGTTCGGCGAGGGCTGGTACAACACCGGTGACGTCGTCGAAGTCGACGGCGACGGGTTTGTCCGCATCTGCGGGCGGGTGAAGCGTTTCGCCAAGATCGCCGGCGAGATGATCTCGCTCGACGTGATCGAGCAGGTGGCGAGAAAAGCCTCGCCCGACCATCATCATGCCGCGATCCTGCGCGCGCAGGATTTCAGCGGGGAGACGACCGTGCTGTTTACTACCGACCCGCAACTCAGCCGCGCGCGGCTCGCCGATGCCGCGCGCGCGCTCGGCGCGCACGACCTGTCGGTGGCGCGGCGCATCGTCCACGTTCCGGAGATGCCGCTGCTCGCCACCGGAAAGACCGACTACGTGGGATTGCAGGCGCTGCTCGAAGGTGACACGTACAAGCGCCTGCTGGCCGCCGCCGGCGCCGATCCCGAGCAGGAAAAGTCGGGCGCCTCTACGGCCCCGCGCACGCCTACCTCGAGTAGGTGA
- a CDS encoding EAL domain-containing protein has product MAQNGSEYTIQEAAAKLGIPVQKLRRWDVQGVLVARRTGGGHRRYAREIIDGLANSAAPPREDRQNDELAAARKSLKEKRRVIQLLLESEARYRDLVETSHDLIWTTDALGRFTYLNNGSLDIFGLHPKDLIGRCFFDFEARPSHISNRRFLSTLRKHGEVKDYITHLIAADGSDRWVGINARVSYDDDGRIVGLRGTARNITEQHRSALQIEYLATHDSLTGLPNRVSLQRTLEAALASGEKGAVLQLDIDHFKYVNDNFGHRAGDQLLIAVGGVLKDLVKERNAGVFRLGGDEFALHLPDALRSEAISTAEAVLDTLRRFKPQMAHDTWLSTLSASIGIATYPFQGGDVATLLANVDIAMYQAKDDGRNRFVLHDITSEELRATHRRVHWARELRQVLDQDRITVWSQPVVRLSDRQTVHHELLARISDRNGEVVLPAQFIQIAEELGLVREIDLRVVEKLLGYLSAAERRGQKARYFVNLSRASISDPNWVQRFRRLLESASVTHSQLVFEITETAAMANVNLTQRFIADLRRLGCRFALDDFGAGFSSFYYLKRFDVDYLKIDGSFVQEVAKDDAAKLFVRALCDVAMGLNKQVIAEWVESPAALEILAGMGVEYAQGHLFGAPKLLIPETPALPADEARSA; this is encoded by the coding sequence ATGGCTCAGAACGGGTCCGAATACACGATTCAAGAGGCCGCGGCCAAGCTCGGCATTCCGGTGCAGAAGTTGCGCCGGTGGGACGTACAGGGCGTGCTGGTGGCGCGGCGTACCGGCGGCGGCCACCGGCGCTATGCGCGCGAGATCATCGACGGCCTGGCGAACTCCGCTGCGCCGCCCAGGGAAGACCGGCAGAATGACGAACTGGCGGCCGCGCGCAAGTCGCTCAAGGAAAAGCGCCGCGTCATCCAGCTTCTGCTGGAAAGCGAAGCACGCTACCGCGACCTGGTCGAAACTTCCCATGATCTGATATGGACCACGGACGCGCTGGGCCGCTTCACCTACCTGAACAACGGCTCGCTGGACATCTTCGGCCTGCATCCCAAGGATCTCATCGGGCGCTGCTTCTTCGATTTCGAGGCGCGGCCGTCGCACATCTCCAACCGGCGCTTCCTGTCCACCCTGCGCAAGCACGGCGAAGTCAAGGACTACATCACGCACCTGATCGCGGCTGACGGGAGCGACCGCTGGGTCGGCATCAATGCCCGGGTCTCGTACGACGATGACGGGCGTATCGTCGGACTGCGCGGCACCGCGCGCAACATTACCGAGCAGCACCGTTCGGCGCTGCAGATCGAGTATCTGGCCACGCACGACTCGCTGACCGGCCTGCCCAACCGGGTGAGCCTGCAGCGCACTCTGGAAGCCGCGCTCGCGTCGGGAGAAAAGGGCGCCGTGCTGCAGCTCGACATCGATCATTTCAAGTACGTCAACGACAACTTCGGGCATCGCGCCGGAGACCAGTTGCTGATCGCGGTGGGGGGTGTGCTCAAGGATCTCGTCAAGGAGCGCAATGCCGGGGTGTTCCGGCTTGGCGGCGACGAGTTCGCCCTGCATCTGCCGGACGCGCTGCGCAGCGAGGCGATCAGCACCGCCGAGGCGGTGCTCGACACGCTGCGGCGCTTCAAGCCGCAGATGGCGCACGACACCTGGCTGTCGACCCTGAGCGCTTCGATCGGCATCGCCACCTATCCTTTCCAAGGCGGGGACGTGGCCACGCTGCTCGCCAACGTCGACATCGCCATGTACCAGGCGAAGGACGACGGCCGCAACCGCTTCGTGCTGCACGACATCACATCGGAGGAACTGCGCGCGACGCATCGCCGCGTGCACTGGGCGCGGGAACTCAGGCAAGTGCTCGACCAGGACCGAATCACGGTCTGGTCGCAGCCCGTGGTACGGCTCTCCGACCGCCAGACGGTGCACCACGAGCTGCTGGCTCGAATCAGCGACCGCAATGGCGAGGTCGTGCTCCCCGCGCAATTCATCCAGATCGCCGAAGAACTGGGTCTCGTCCGGGAAATCGATCTACGTGTGGTGGAGAAGCTGCTCGGCTACCTGTCCGCTGCGGAGCGACGCGGGCAGAAGGCGCGCTACTTCGTCAACCTGTCGCGCGCCAGCATCTCCGACCCGAACTGGGTGCAGCGTTTCAGGCGCCTGCTCGAAAGCGCCAGCGTGACTCACAGTCAGCTCGTGTTCGAGATCACCGAGACGGCGGCGATGGCCAACGTCAATCTGACGCAGAGATTCATCGCCGACCTGCGCCGGCTCGGCTGCCGTTTCGCGCTGGATGACTTCGGCGCGGGCTTCAGCTCCTTCTACTATCTGAAGCGTTTCGACGTCGATTATCTCAAGATCGACGGCAGCTTCGTGCAGGAGGTGGCGAAGGACGACGCGGCGAAGCTGTTCGTCCGGGCGCTGTGCGACGTGGCAATGGGGCTGAACAAGCAGGTCATCGCGGAATGGGTCGAGTCCCCCGCGGCGCTCGAGATTCTCGCGGGCATGGGCGTGGAGTACGCCCAGGGCCACCTGTTCGGTGCGCCGAAGCTTCTGATTCCTGAAACGCCCGCCCTGCCCGCCGACGAAGCGCGCAGCGCCTGA
- the htpG gene encoding molecular chaperone HtpG: protein MSEVSTKETLGFQAEVKQLLKLMVNSLYSNKEIFLRELISNASDACDKLRFEALTDPALFENDSDLKIRVSVDKAARTLTISDNGVGMSRQEVVDNIGTIAKSGTREFFERLTGDQAKDAHLIGQFGVGFYSAFIVADRVTLLTRRAGLAAEHGVRWESSGEGDYTIETLRKETRGTDVILHLKDGEDELLDGNRLRAIIRKYSDHIMLPILMRKEQWDPAKGEFVAKEEEEQVNQASALWARPKSEISDAQYQEFYKHVAHDFEPPLAWTHSRVEGRHEYTLLLYLPSRAPFDLWDREHRHGVRLYVRRVFIMDDAEHLLPAYLRFVRGVIDSNDLPLNVSREILQESRDVEAMRKGCINKVLALLEELAEKDKDRYATFWREFGRVLKEGIGEDPANAERIAKLLRFASTHTDTEEQSVSLADYIARMKEGQERIYYITAESFPAAKSSPHLEIFRKKGIEVLLMYDRVDEWVVASLHEFQGKPLASVAKGDLDLGRLADEEKRAQEQEAGEYKELVQRIGAALGELVKDVRITYRLTESPACLVVDQHGMSMNLERLLKAAGQKVPTTKPILEINPRHPLVQRLKAQTDQTRFSDWSRILFDQAMLAEGGTLEDPAAFVRRLNALMLALAGDSGPRIWTPGGEA from the coding sequence ATGTCGGAAGTTTCCACCAAAGAAACCCTGGGATTCCAGGCCGAAGTCAAGCAGCTGCTCAAGCTCATGGTCAACTCCTTGTACAGCAACAAGGAGATCTTCCTGCGCGAGCTCATTTCCAATGCCTCGGACGCATGCGACAAACTGCGCTTCGAGGCGCTGACCGACCCGGCGCTGTTCGAAAACGACTCGGACCTGAAGATCCGGGTCAGCGTGGACAAGGCCGCCCGCACCCTCACCATCTCCGACAACGGAGTGGGGATGTCGCGCCAGGAGGTGGTCGACAACATCGGCACCATCGCGAAGTCGGGCACGCGCGAGTTCTTCGAGCGGCTCACCGGGGATCAGGCCAAGGACGCGCATCTGATCGGCCAGTTCGGCGTGGGTTTCTACTCTGCGTTCATCGTCGCCGACCGCGTGACCCTGCTCACCCGGCGCGCGGGGCTTGCGGCCGAGCACGGGGTGCGCTGGGAGTCGAGCGGCGAGGGGGACTACACCATCGAAACGCTGCGCAAGGAGACTCGCGGCACCGACGTGATCCTGCATCTGAAAGACGGTGAGGACGAACTGCTCGACGGCAACCGCCTGCGCGCCATCATCCGCAAGTACTCCGACCACATCATGCTGCCCATTCTCATGAGAAAGGAGCAATGGGACCCGGCCAAGGGCGAGTTCGTGGCGAAGGAGGAAGAGGAGCAGGTCAATCAGGCCTCCGCGCTGTGGGCGCGCCCGAAGAGCGAGATCAGCGACGCCCAGTACCAGGAGTTCTACAAGCACGTCGCCCACGACTTCGAGCCGCCGCTTGCCTGGACGCACTCCAGGGTCGAAGGCCGCCACGAGTACACGCTGCTTTTGTACCTGCCGTCGCGGGCTCCGTTCGATCTGTGGGACCGCGAGCACCGTCATGGCGTCAGGCTCTATGTGCGGCGCGTGTTCATCATGGACGACGCCGAGCATCTGCTGCCGGCCTACCTGCGTTTCGTGCGTGGGGTGATCGACTCGAACGACCTGCCGCTCAACGTGTCGCGCGAAATCCTGCAGGAATCGCGCGACGTCGAGGCGATGCGCAAGGGTTGCATCAACAAGGTGCTCGCGCTGCTGGAGGAGCTGGCGGAAAAGGACAAGGACAGGTACGCCACGTTCTGGCGCGAGTTCGGACGCGTGCTCAAGGAAGGCATCGGCGAGGATCCCGCGAACGCGGAGCGCATCGCGAAGCTGCTGCGCTTCGCCTCGACGCATACCGACACCGAGGAGCAGAGCGTGTCGCTGGCCGATTACATCGCGCGCATGAAGGAAGGGCAGGAACGCATCTACTACATCACCGCCGAGAGCTTCCCCGCGGCGAAATCGAGCCCGCACCTGGAGATCTTCCGCAAGAAGGGCATTGAAGTCCTTCTGATGTACGATCGGGTCGACGAGTGGGTGGTGGCCAGCCTGCACGAGTTCCAGGGCAAGCCGCTCGCCTCGGTGGCCAAGGGCGACCTCGATCTGGGCCGGCTCGCCGACGAGGAGAAGCGTGCGCAGGAGCAGGAGGCGGGCGAGTACAAGGAGCTCGTGCAGCGCATCGGCGCAGCGCTCGGCGAACTGGTCAAGGACGTGCGGATCACCTACCGGCTGACCGAATCGCCGGCGTGTCTGGTGGTGGACCAGCACGGCATGAGCATGAACCTGGAGCGGCTGCTCAAGGCGGCGGGCCAGAAGGTACCCACCACCAAACCGATTCTGGAGATCAATCCCAGGCATCCGCTCGTACAGCGGCTCAAGGCGCAGACCGACCAGACGCGATTCTCCGACTGGAGTCGCATCCTGTTCGACCAGGCGATGCTTGCCGAGGGCGGCACGCTCGAGGATCCCGCCGCGTTCGTCCGGCGCCTGAACGCGCTGATGCTCGCGCTCGCCGGCGACAGCGGGCCGCGCATCTGGACGCCCGGCGGCGAGGCCTGA
- a CDS encoding NUDIX hydrolase: protein MSADFTEKPIASRTVYRGRLLQVNEDEVRLPDGGQARREYVLHPGAALILPVFDDGSILLERQYRYPVAMHCYELPAGKLEAGEPSLRTAQRELLEETGYTAREWSALGPLYPCVGYSNERIDFYLARGLEFKGKALDDGEFLESLVVPLEQALSWIRDGRIADAKTMLGLLIAEKLARGEWKV from the coding sequence ATGAGCGCGGACTTCACCGAGAAGCCGATCGCCTCGCGCACCGTCTATCGCGGGCGCTTGCTGCAGGTCAACGAGGACGAGGTGCGCCTGCCAGACGGCGGGCAGGCTCGCCGCGAGTACGTCCTTCACCCCGGCGCGGCGCTGATCCTGCCGGTGTTCGACGACGGATCGATCCTGCTGGAGCGGCAGTACCGCTATCCGGTCGCAATGCACTGCTACGAGCTGCCGGCCGGCAAACTCGAAGCGGGAGAACCGTCCCTGCGAACCGCCCAGCGCGAGCTGCTGGAGGAGACCGGCTACACGGCGCGCGAGTGGTCCGCGCTGGGACCGCTGTATCCGTGCGTGGGCTACTCCAACGAGCGCATCGACTTCTATCTCGCGCGCGGGCTGGAATTCAAGGGCAAGGCGCTTGACGACGGGGAGTTCCTGGAGTCGCTCGTCGTTCCCCTGGAGCAAGCGCTGTCCTGGATCCGCGACGGCCGCATCGCCGACGCCAAGACCATGCTCGGCCTGCTGATCGCGGAGAAACTCGCCCGGGGCGAGTGGAAAGTCTAG